From the Acidobacteriota bacterium genome, one window contains:
- a CDS encoding phosphatase PAP2 family protein, whose product MHRNPILPYLVALCCLLGVPAFAEDSDPELPNLGRNFTPIKRWDSDRPFHRKNLFKRVAGDQKFLVTTWWPAEARRLSFSLPLAMAVTGATQSSADAGSADLQLTRNFEGWSTGNRRGTAEFFTAVGDAKTSALILGSTYLVSRWAGNNRLERTTSLSGEALINTAIYVSVLKKVTRRTRPASGGNGGFFISSPIAGQESTSFPSGHAAGAFAVAAVIAGEYYERRLVAWLSYGTASMIALSRVALGRHFPSDILAGAILGQSIGQMVTYRATGLDDSPSQLWKRFRPHVDSTNGGFGVIYQHSWK is encoded by the coding sequence TTGCATAGAAACCCCATTCTTCCGTACCTTGTCGCGCTGTGTTGTCTTCTGGGTGTCCCGGCATTCGCCGAGGATTCCGATCCGGAGCTACCGAATCTAGGCAGAAACTTCACGCCGATAAAACGCTGGGACTCCGATCGTCCGTTTCATCGTAAGAATCTCTTCAAGCGGGTGGCCGGCGACCAGAAGTTCCTCGTGACCACCTGGTGGCCTGCAGAGGCGCGACGCCTGAGCTTCTCGCTCCCTCTGGCGATGGCGGTGACCGGCGCGACGCAGTCTTCCGCTGACGCTGGATCGGCGGACCTTCAGTTGACAAGAAACTTCGAGGGATGGTCGACGGGCAATCGGCGTGGAACCGCCGAGTTCTTTACGGCCGTCGGCGACGCCAAGACCAGCGCATTGATTCTTGGCAGTACCTACCTGGTCTCGCGTTGGGCCGGGAACAACCGTTTAGAACGAACGACCAGTCTCTCGGGCGAGGCCCTGATCAACACGGCGATCTACGTCAGTGTGTTGAAGAAGGTCACCCGTAGGACGCGACCGGCGTCCGGAGGAAACGGCGGGTTCTTCATCTCGTCTCCGATCGCCGGACAGGAGTCGACCTCGTTCCCATCCGGTCATGCCGCAGGCGCGTTTGCCGTGGCCGCCGTTATCGCCGGTGAATATTACGAGCGTCGTTTGGTTGCGTGGCTCTCGTACGGGACGGCCAGCATGATCGCCCTGTCCCGCGTGGCGCTGGGTCGTCATTTCCCGTCGGACATCCTGGCCGGCGCGATTCTAGGGCAGAGCATCGGCCAGATGGTGACCTACCGCGCGACAGGTCTCGACGACTCGCCGTCGCAGCTATGGAAGCGATTCCGCCCTCACGTCGATTCCACTAACGGCGGATTCGGAGTGATCTACCAACACAGCTGGAAGTGA
- a CDS encoding peptidoglycan DD-metalloendopeptidase family protein yields the protein MSQRSLAYRCCVLLAGLSIAVVSAAADDGAVIERGQRDTARFYSGELAALHADFDDAMKSGLSVDALQVFRTQIGEQLGKEVSVLDESVTTAGGVQIYTRAATFEKHESPLEVVLAYSDDGKIAGFRIRPKQVEAATEHLEYQTKTPLRLPFTDEWDVFWGGRSLKENYHTAYPDQRFAYDVLVMRDGATHEGDGTENEQYYCFGLPLVVPGDGIVVSAANDVEDNVPGEMNPKQALGNHVIIDHGNGEFSFIAHIKQGTLAVEVGEKVTAGQPLGLTGNSGNTSEAHVHYHLQTTAEFGKGDGLPSQFLNYTADGEKIERGEPTRGQKIQPR from the coding sequence ATGAGCCAAAGATCTCTCGCCTACCGCTGTTGTGTCCTTCTCGCAGGTCTCTCCATCGCCGTCGTAAGCGCGGCCGCCGACGATGGCGCCGTCATCGAACGCGGTCAACGGGACACGGCCCGGTTTTACTCGGGCGAACTTGCCGCCCTGCACGCTGACTTCGACGATGCGATGAAATCCGGGCTAAGTGTCGACGCGCTCCAGGTATTTCGCACGCAGATCGGCGAGCAACTCGGCAAAGAGGTCTCCGTCCTGGACGAGTCGGTGACGACGGCAGGCGGAGTCCAGATATACACTCGCGCGGCGACCTTTGAAAAACACGAGAGCCCGCTAGAGGTGGTGCTGGCCTATTCCGATGACGGGAAGATTGCCGGTTTCAGGATTCGTCCGAAACAGGTTGAAGCCGCAACGGAGCATCTTGAATACCAGACCAAGACGCCGTTGCGCTTGCCCTTCACCGACGAGTGGGATGTGTTCTGGGGTGGGCGCAGCCTGAAAGAGAACTACCACACCGCGTATCCCGATCAGCGGTTCGCCTACGACGTCCTCGTGATGCGGGATGGGGCAACTCATGAGGGGGATGGCACGGAAAACGAGCAGTACTACTGTTTCGGTTTACCGCTCGTCGTGCCCGGCGATGGCATCGTCGTGTCCGCCGCCAACGATGTGGAGGACAACGTCCCCGGCGAGATGAACCCCAAGCAAGCGTTGGGGAATCACGTCATCATCGATCACGGGAACGGCGAGTTCTCGTTCATCGCCCACATCAAGCAGGGCACGCTTGCCGTAGAGGTCGGGGAGAAGGTGACCGCCGGGCAGCCCCTCGGGCTGACGGGGAATAGCGGCAACACGAGCGAGGCACACGTCCACTACCACCTGCAGACCACGGCAGAGTTCGGCAAAGGCGACGGCCTACCGTCCCAGTTCCTCAACTACACCGCGGACGGTGAAAAGATCGAGCGTGGTGAGCCTACCAGGGGGCAGAAGATCCAACCACGGTGA
- a CDS encoding alpha/beta hydrolase gives MRKRTHLTLTVSLLVLATVGCAHPYRELRTIQQVPHLAKLEAQRLQQTSWTTYRVETAADGGSGQALAVEELHNPDADRTLVFVHGGFSNRETWRFLVGDLGRDHKIVLIDQLGSGESDHPDPESLPTEGYGPEAQARRILQVLRERDNQTDDRGPFTFVGHSIGGTVVLRALGSPALSIEYPDVLERVESAVLLAPLDIAVERIPADFVTVAELPGPLLGIARMFGMVKRKTARIALASTNDPSHATHLEADRLRSILINRERRRSAQAVLRQTVPYSPETRRPTWNKIEQLVADYQSVTPRVLIIWGERDEVLPLSMGYKLQRQLPNAQLRVIEKSKHALPSERPAIVASLLREFIEQVESAEVVADRITLNPDADSPLAAN, from the coding sequence ATGCGAAAGCGAACCCATCTCACACTGACCGTGTCCCTGCTGGTTCTCGCGACCGTCGGCTGCGCCCATCCGTACCGCGAGCTGCGGACGATTCAGCAGGTGCCGCACCTGGCGAAGTTGGAGGCGCAGCGGCTACAGCAAACTTCGTGGACAACCTATCGGGTCGAAACCGCAGCGGATGGCGGCAGCGGACAGGCATTGGCTGTCGAGGAACTCCACAACCCCGACGCCGATCGAACGCTGGTGTTTGTTCATGGTGGATTCTCAAATCGAGAGACCTGGCGGTTCTTGGTGGGAGACCTGGGGCGGGACCACAAGATCGTGTTGATCGATCAGCTCGGAAGCGGGGAGAGTGATCACCCCGACCCCGAGAGCCTGCCGACCGAAGGGTACGGACCCGAAGCTCAGGCCCGCCGCATCTTGCAAGTGCTTCGAGAGCGGGACAATCAAACCGACGACCGCGGGCCGTTCACGTTTGTCGGGCATTCAATCGGCGGAACCGTCGTTCTTCGCGCATTGGGTTCGCCGGCACTTAGCATTGAGTATCCCGATGTCCTGGAACGCGTCGAAAGTGCGGTGCTCCTTGCTCCTCTCGATATCGCCGTCGAGAGGATTCCGGCAGATTTCGTGACTGTGGCAGAGCTCCCCGGGCCGCTGCTGGGCATCGCACGGATGTTCGGAATGGTGAAGAGGAAGACGGCCAGGATTGCGCTGGCGAGCACGAACGACCCGAGCCATGCCACTCATCTGGAAGCCGACCGGTTGAGATCGATTCTCATCAATCGAGAGCGTCGACGATCCGCCCAGGCGGTCCTGAGACAGACGGTGCCGTACTCTCCAGAGACTCGGCGTCCGACGTGGAACAAAATTGAACAACTTGTCGCCGACTATCAGTCCGTGACGCCAAGAGTCCTCATTATCTGGGGCGAGCGAGACGAGGTGCTGCCGCTATCGATGGGCTACAAGCTGCAGCGTCAACTGCCGAATGCGCAACTCCGTGTCATCGAAAAGAGCAAGCACGCTCTACCTTCAGAACGACCGGCGATCGTCGCGAGTTTGTTGCGTGAGTTCATCGAGCAGGTCGAGTCTGCAGAGGTTGTGGCCGATCGGATTACCCTCAACCCCGACGCGGACTCTCCGCTAGCTGCCAACTAG
- a CDS encoding Ig-like domain-containing protein gives MLQIRRANSKDPPHGAEHSESKSVILLLLLVLLNVLILSPINLVRAAEPYIPEDPNNAPFKVQRTVGDASMVREAQAHVMVFQGPHDDDVGVLDDGALYFYVIEHPIRAVTLSVHKNEALGTVRLGFDDGKPSSAAVNVAWSGLTVRPSDISADGATAATVTIVPRDGFGTPLGAGLRVLLDEASLLPGTPVGPVVDEGNGRYTVQVVSSTAGAGSVVVIVEDQILADQPTVTYKW, from the coding sequence ATGTTACAAATTCGACGAGCCAACTCCAAAGATCCACCCCACGGTGCGGAGCACTCCGAGTCCAAATCCGTCATTCTCCTCCTGTTGCTCGTTCTGCTCAACGTCCTCATCCTCTCGCCGATCAACCTCGTTCGAGCGGCCGAGCCGTACATCCCGGAGGACCCGAACAACGCCCCGTTCAAAGTCCAACGCACCGTGGGCGATGCGTCAATGGTCCGGGAGGCGCAGGCGCACGTCATGGTCTTCCAGGGGCCTCACGATGACGACGTCGGCGTGCTGGACGACGGCGCACTCTACTTCTACGTAATCGAGCACCCCATTCGGGCCGTGACGCTCTCGGTGCACAAGAATGAAGCGCTGGGAACCGTTCGTCTCGGTTTCGATGACGGCAAACCATCATCCGCGGCCGTCAACGTTGCGTGGTCCGGCCTGACCGTCCGACCGTCCGACATCTCAGCCGACGGGGCAACGGCGGCAACCGTGACCATCGTTCCTCGGGACGGATTCGGAACTCCCCTGGGCGCCGGACTGAGAGTGCTGCTGGACGAAGCCTCGCTGCTGCCCGGTACTCCTGTTGGGCCGGTCGTCGATGAGGGCAACGGGCGCTACACGGTGCAGGTCGTTTCGTCGACTGCGGGAGCCGGCTCGGTCGTGGTCATCGTCGAGGATCAAATTCTGGCTGACCAACCCACCGTGACCTACAAGTGGTAA
- a CDS encoding S8 family serine peptidase, which produces MKVRLPSVCAFSLTLLLATMGASAAEPAVPSPHYSSGVVGAEPGVPRDDRLVVKLKADAASRAPGLPEYGLPQLPELAEMCARHGIADGYRVVRQHGTPIGDWAVFSEIGLDRLYVLQLGRQDSKKVSELVDEFSRQPWVEYAEPVYLLRHLSAPNDAEFSNQWSHVNVGQNVNGSVGSADADADTDLAWDTQVGGPTHIVAVLDSGVDLDHPDLVANLVPGWDFIDEDPNPDDFNGHGTGSCGIAAARGNNSIGVAGVCHQCGLMPLRVSDSVDEADAMRFAADNGAHTYNMSHTFGAVWLQGVIDATEYATALGALGFASAINSTGYSLGTPAAYEEVVPVGGSNSSDVRVYAYNDVTELTAPGPNTRSTALNGGYTYFGGTSSSSPFAAGLATLLRAEDPNLHVHELRYLMRLSSDDEVGAPSEDTAGWDQFMGYGRVNANKAMQMIDGPWMGLNRPHYVCTGDLTVALKDELAAGSPGVTLTASGGDSETVIVNPVTADGYHEGALNISWVGNDGPLVIGDGKLDVVHGETITATILSGDGTPLSATAFMDCDKRMCRLAEVRPTISGDCDADGAADPGEIWTLQVPVLNYQTEPFDALATLESADPNVEILSGPGPVQVIPFNVAVLSFQIRVKAGAPTSHSIDFDLNISGPGWVADDVSCQSLGWENTMTIIANRDLGPALQTWDFDDGTPQGFGHGVAHGTGDLPECSGTYFDDWETSPTTDRSHSGSHSMRLGTGTTYSGSLDAGLFTTPFVPPVGGGALGFRLWMDAEMVGSSIGTFAADGLVIETKGVAEPDWSVATDVTYNADQDQNGCQGFPIFDAVDMIGGDGAGGSVDGDTFDREHLVNITGVPGPKMQVRFRFGSDGSVQGEGAWIDTVTVYGPYTADNWPGGAPSNLVDSNASCPTSLDLTWDGVAGSGAYNVYRSETSCADASSRPDVYGTSGTPTFTDATVVENVDYYYAVEATESGSACPTERACIAASCVCALGGDPANLLAARVANDVALTWNDPGGGGLTWNVYRETVADTTLWGAPFAGGIVDVDGGTPGIQYVDVGGVSADPLLFYLATSVNACGESPLR; this is translated from the coding sequence ATGAAAGTCCGTCTTCCGTCCGTGTGTGCATTCTCACTGACGCTCCTGCTCGCGACGATGGGTGCGTCGGCGGCCGAGCCTGCCGTACCGTCTCCGCACTATTCGAGTGGTGTGGTGGGTGCCGAACCCGGAGTCCCGCGTGACGATCGCCTGGTCGTCAAACTCAAGGCCGACGCCGCGTCTCGCGCCCCCGGTCTTCCCGAGTACGGTCTCCCACAATTACCCGAACTGGCAGAGATGTGTGCGCGACACGGCATCGCCGACGGTTATCGGGTCGTGCGTCAACACGGTACGCCGATCGGCGACTGGGCCGTGTTCAGCGAGATCGGTCTCGACCGTCTCTACGTCTTGCAACTCGGCCGTCAAGACTCGAAGAAGGTAAGCGAGTTGGTTGACGAGTTTTCACGGCAGCCCTGGGTCGAGTACGCCGAACCGGTCTATCTGCTGCGTCACCTGTCGGCGCCTAACGACGCGGAGTTTTCCAATCAGTGGTCCCATGTGAACGTGGGGCAAAACGTCAACGGTTCGGTCGGTAGCGCCGACGCCGACGCCGACACCGACCTAGCGTGGGACACCCAGGTTGGAGGTCCGACTCACATCGTCGCCGTGCTCGATTCCGGTGTAGACCTCGACCACCCCGATCTCGTCGCAAACCTCGTTCCGGGTTGGGACTTCATCGACGAAGACCCAAACCCTGATGATTTCAATGGTCACGGGACGGGATCATGTGGGATCGCGGCGGCACGCGGCAATAACTCGATCGGCGTCGCGGGTGTCTGTCACCAGTGCGGACTGATGCCGCTGCGTGTGTCGGATTCGGTGGATGAGGCGGATGCGATGCGATTCGCCGCAGACAACGGGGCCCATACCTACAACATGTCTCACACGTTTGGCGCGGTCTGGCTGCAGGGTGTCATCGACGCCACGGAGTATGCGACCGCACTCGGGGCGCTGGGTTTCGCGTCGGCGATCAACTCCACGGGTTACAGCCTGGGCACCCCGGCAGCGTATGAAGAGGTGGTCCCCGTTGGCGGCTCCAATTCGAGCGACGTCCGTGTCTACGCATATAATGACGTCACCGAGTTGACGGCTCCCGGACCCAACACCCGTTCGACGGCACTGAACGGTGGCTACACCTACTTCGGTGGCACGTCGTCCTCTTCGCCGTTCGCCGCGGGACTCGCCACACTCCTGCGTGCCGAGGATCCGAATCTTCACGTCCACGAGTTACGCTACCTGATGAGGCTTAGCAGCGACGACGAGGTCGGCGCGCCATCAGAGGACACCGCTGGCTGGGATCAGTTCATGGGTTATGGCCGTGTCAATGCCAACAAGGCCATGCAGATGATCGATGGACCGTGGATGGGACTGAACCGGCCTCACTACGTTTGCACCGGCGATTTGACCGTCGCGCTGAAGGACGAACTTGCAGCCGGCAGTCCGGGTGTGACGCTGACTGCTTCAGGCGGTGACAGCGAAACCGTCATCGTCAATCCAGTGACCGCAGATGGATATCACGAGGGCGCACTCAATATCTCCTGGGTCGGCAACGATGGACCGCTCGTGATCGGCGACGGCAAGCTGGATGTCGTTCATGGCGAGACGATTACGGCCACGATCCTTTCCGGTGACGGGACGCCCCTTTCGGCGACAGCGTTCATGGACTGCGACAAGCGGATGTGTCGTCTGGCAGAGGTGCGTCCGACAATCAGCGGGGACTGCGATGCAGACGGTGCGGCCGATCCCGGTGAGATCTGGACCCTCCAGGTGCCCGTATTGAACTACCAGACCGAGCCGTTCGATGCGTTAGCGACGCTGGAATCGGCCGACCCCAACGTCGAGATCCTCAGCGGACCGGGTCCGGTGCAGGTGATCCCGTTCAACGTCGCGGTGCTCAGCTTCCAGATTCGGGTCAAGGCCGGTGCGCCGACGAGCCACTCGATCGATTTCGATCTGAACATCTCGGGACCCGGTTGGGTGGCCGACGATGTCTCCTGTCAGTCGTTGGGCTGGGAAAATACGATGACGATCATCGCCAACCGTGACCTTGGTCCGGCGTTGCAGACCTGGGATTTCGACGATGGCACACCCCAGGGGTTCGGCCATGGCGTGGCTCACGGTACCGGTGATCTTCCCGAATGTAGCGGCACCTATTTCGACGACTGGGAGACGTCGCCGACCACCGACCGCTCTCATTCGGGTAGCCATTCCATGCGACTGGGCACGGGCACCACCTATTCCGGCAGCCTGGACGCAGGCTTATTCACGACGCCCTTCGTTCCACCGGTCGGCGGCGGCGCACTGGGCTTTCGGCTGTGGATGGATGCAGAGATGGTCGGCTCCTCGATCGGTACTTTCGCTGCGGACGGGCTGGTCATTGAAACCAAGGGAGTCGCTGAGCCGGACTGGAGCGTCGCCACCGACGTGACCTACAACGCGGATCAAGATCAAAACGGATGTCAGGGATTCCCGATCTTCGATGCCGTCGACATGATCGGCGGCGATGGCGCCGGCGGCAGTGTGGATGGCGATACCTTCGATCGCGAGCATCTGGTCAACATCACCGGGGTCCCGGGGCCCAAGATGCAAGTCCGATTCCGTTTTGGTTCCGATGGCTCGGTGCAGGGGGAGGGTGCGTGGATCGATACCGTCACCGTCTACGGTCCCTACACGGCGGATAACTGGCCCGGTGGAGCACCGTCGAATCTCGTGGATTCGAACGCGTCGTGTCCGACCAGTCTAGATCTGACGTGGGATGGCGTGGCGGGTTCGGGGGCTTACAACGTCTATCGCTCCGAGACCTCGTGTGCGGACGCATCCAGCCGGCCGGACGTCTACGGAACGTCGGGGACGCCGACATTCACGGACGCGACGGTGGTCGAGAACGTCGATTACTATTACGCGGTCGAAGCCACTGAGTCGGGCAGCGCCTGCCCGACCGAGCGCGCGTGTATAGCGGCGTCGTGTGTCTGTGCACTGGGCGGCGATCCGGCGAACCTGCTAGCCGCACGAGTCGCAAATGATGTGGCGCTGACCTGGAATGATCCGGGGGGTGGTGGACTGACATGGAACGTCTATCGCGAGACCGTCGCGGATACGACGTTGTGGGGAGCACCGTTCGCCGGAGGAATCGTTGACGTCGACGGGGGCACTCCGGGCATTCAGTACGTGGATGTCGGCGGCGTAAGTGCCGACCCGCTGTTGTTCTACCTGGCAACCAGCGTGAACGCGTGTGGCGAGTCACCGTTGCGTTGA
- a CDS encoding RNA polymerase sigma factor has product MTEPRAQLEQHHADAFAWAVSCCKGNGTMAEDVLQTTYLKILEGRARFDGRSSFRTWLFSVIRHTALDGWRSPWHKRRRSMTDADLQRPAPSSDADVVDLSRVADALAGLAPRQSEVLTLVYGHGMTVREASTVLGISQGSTSQHLHRGKQNLREQFTNTGEKK; this is encoded by the coding sequence ATGACAGAGCCCAGGGCGCAGCTGGAACAGCACCACGCCGACGCCTTCGCCTGGGCGGTCAGCTGCTGTAAAGGAAACGGAACGATGGCGGAAGACGTATTGCAAACGACGTACCTCAAGATTCTCGAGGGTCGTGCGCGGTTCGACGGCCGTTCATCGTTCCGTACCTGGCTGTTCTCCGTGATCCGTCATACCGCACTCGATGGTTGGCGCTCGCCGTGGCACAAGCGTCGTCGCTCGATGACCGACGCCGACCTGCAACGACCGGCACCGTCGTCGGACGCCGATGTCGTCGACCTGTCCCGGGTGGCCGACGCACTGGCCGGACTGGCACCACGACAGTCGGAGGTGTTGACCCTGGTCTACGGTCACGGGATGACCGTCCGCGAGGCGTCGACGGTGTTGGGGATCTCCCAGGGCAGTACGTCCCAGCATCTCCATCGTGGCAAGCAGAATCTCCGCGAGCAGTTCACGAACACCGGTGAAAAGAAATGA
- a CDS encoding metallophosphoesterase, whose product MRRANPLQSTVRTLLGCVCVIAACAAASAQGTQVDRGPYLQQGNSDQVIVRWRTDLATDSRVLYGTSAGVLDMEVNAAAGVTEHELILSGLTPNTRYYYAIADISGTLAGNDADHFFVTAPLAGTPKPMRIWALGDSGTGNSNAIAVRDAYYAFTGTRHTDLWLMLGDNAYGQGTDAQYQTALFDIYPEMLIKSVLWPTIGNHDLFDGTTSSWPYYDNFTLPTGGEAGGLPSSSEAYYSFDYGNVHFVVLDSVNSNRSPGSPMLTWLAADLISTSQDWIVAFWHHPPYTKGSHDSDDAGDSNGRLIDMRENVVPILESHGVDLVLSGHSHSYERSFLIDGHYGFSDTFVEGMKIDGGDGDIAGDGAYNKPAGVTPNTGAVYTVAGSSGQLATGVGMDLGGPQPNHPAMVLSLPSLGSVVLDIDGNRLDARFLDNLGAVLDQYTIFKGGPTLPPVAGFVAAPLTAQVGQTVDFTDLTTNEPTVWSWDFENDDQVDATTKDTSHDYSQPGLYSVKLSVANSAGSDVALELDLVCVTAGAPDTLDGLGIEGGLVSWTPDPKATGYDVVEGDLLALRTGGDYAGTEIACLTAGVEAEVSDTPSPAPGQALYYVVRGRSCAGETGTYDTLGDGQTESRDLGLQGRTAACACPAADDADGDQYCDAQDNCPLTPNPTQQDQDGDGAGDDCDVCPADPLDDGDLDGLCGNVDNCPNDFNPSQIDTDNDGQGDVCDSDDDNDGVPDATDSHPLDPFRCSDTEGDGCDDCASGSFDIANDGPDGDNDQICDLTDSCTDADADGLGNGNLGNVTCLNLATDSNDGDPFVCSDTDNDGCDDCSNGGYAPADDGPDGDSDGVCDAGDNCPADPNPSQADLDGDGAGNACDMCTDTDDDGFGNPGFPNSCPLDNCPVQPNPGQEDSDGDGLGDACDFCPGPGGGLDPDGDGFGNDCDNCDFVANPSQTDTDSDGVGDECDNCPEVSNASQLDLDGDGVGQACDNCLFIWNPGQADNDDNGIGDVCECLNQAQCDDNMACSTDLCLFDLGQPVGQCRHLTGNCP is encoded by the coding sequence ATGCGCCGTGCAAATCCACTGCAATCGACGGTTCGGACCCTCCTCGGGTGCGTCTGTGTCATAGCCGCTTGCGCCGCGGCCTCGGCTCAGGGGACCCAGGTCGACCGCGGTCCCTACCTGCAACAGGGCAACTCCGATCAGGTAATCGTGCGCTGGCGCACCGATCTTGCGACGGATTCACGCGTGCTCTACGGCACCTCGGCGGGCGTGCTCGACATGGAGGTCAACGCTGCTGCCGGCGTGACCGAGCACGAGTTGATCTTGAGCGGGCTGACCCCCAACACCCGGTACTACTACGCGATCGCAGATATCTCGGGCACTCTGGCCGGCAACGACGCCGATCATTTCTTTGTCACGGCGCCGCTCGCGGGCACGCCCAAGCCGATGCGCATCTGGGCGTTGGGCGATTCGGGGACAGGCAACTCGAACGCGATCGCCGTACGCGATGCGTACTACGCGTTTACGGGAACCCGGCACACCGACCTCTGGTTGATGCTGGGCGACAATGCCTACGGGCAAGGCACCGACGCGCAGTATCAGACTGCACTGTTCGACATCTACCCGGAGATGCTGATCAAGTCCGTCCTGTGGCCTACGATCGGCAACCACGACCTGTTCGACGGCACCACCTCGAGCTGGCCGTACTACGACAATTTCACGCTACCGACCGGCGGTGAGGCCGGGGGACTGCCGTCGAGCTCCGAGGCGTACTACTCCTTCGACTACGGCAACGTGCACTTCGTCGTGCTGGACTCGGTCAATTCGAACCGTTCTCCGGGCAGCCCGATGTTGACCTGGCTGGCCGCCGACCTGATCAGCACCTCGCAGGACTGGATCGTCGCCTTCTGGCATCATCCGCCGTATACGAAAGGCAGCCACGATTCGGACGACGCGGGCGATTCGAACGGCCGGCTGATCGACATGCGTGAAAACGTCGTGCCGATCCTGGAGAGCCACGGCGTCGATCTGGTCCTCAGTGGGCACAGTCACTCGTACGAGCGATCGTTCCTGATCGATGGGCACTATGGCTTCTCGGACACGTTCGTCGAGGGCATGAAGATCGACGGCGGCGACGGAGACATCGCCGGAGACGGCGCCTACAACAAACCCGCCGGGGTGACCCCCAACACCGGCGCCGTGTACACCGTCGCCGGAAGCTCGGGGCAACTGGCGACGGGAGTCGGGATGGACCTGGGAGGCCCGCAGCCCAACCATCCCGCGATGGTCCTTTCGCTGCCGTCGCTCGGGTCGGTGGTGCTGGATATAGACGGCAACCGGCTCGACGCGCGCTTCCTCGACAACCTGGGCGCGGTGCTGGATCAGTACACCATCTTTAAAGGCGGACCGACGCTGCCGCCGGTGGCCGGCTTCGTTGCAGCACCGTTGACCGCGCAGGTGGGTCAGACGGTCGATTTCACCGATCTTACGACGAACGAACCGACGGTGTGGTCCTGGGATTTCGAGAACGACGACCAGGTCGACGCGACCACAAAAGATACGAGCCACGACTACAGCCAACCCGGGCTGTACAGCGTCAAGCTCAGCGTGGCCAACTCGGCGGGCAGCGACGTGGCGCTGGAGCTCGATCTTGTTTGCGTCACCGCCGGCGCCCCCGACACCCTGGACGGATTGGGCATCGAAGGCGGCCTGGTTTCGTGGACACCGGACCCGAAGGCCACCGGCTACGACGTGGTCGAGGGGGACCTTCTGGCGCTGCGCACGGGCGGCGACTACGCCGGTACCGAGATCGCGTGTTTGACCGCCGGCGTCGAGGCTGAGGTGAGCGACACGCCATCACCCGCGCCCGGTCAAGCGCTGTATTACGTCGTGCGGGGCCGTAGCTGCGCGGGCGAAACCGGCACGTACGACACGCTCGGCGACGGCCAGACGGAATCGCGCGACCTCGGTCTACAAGGACGCACTGCGGCCTGCGCTTGTCCGGCCGCGGACGACGCGGATGGCGACCAGTACTGCGACGCGCAGGACAACTGCCCCCTGACCCCCAACCCGACCCAGCAGGATCAGGATGGCGACGGCGCCGGTGACGACTGCGATGTGTGCCCCGCGGATCCGCTCGACGACGGTGACCTGGACGGGCTGTGCGGCAACGTCGACAACTGTCCGAACGATTTTAATCCGAGCCAGATCGACACCGACAACGACGGCCAGGGCGACGTCTGCGATTCCGATGACGACAACGACGGTGTCCCCGACGCCACGGATAGCCACCCCCTGGATCCGTTCCGCTGCAGCGATACCGAGGGAGACGGCTGCGACGACTGCGCCAGCGGCAGCTTTGACATCGCTAACGATGGACCGGACGGCGACAACGATCAGATCTGCGACCTGACCGACTCCTGCACCGACGCCGATGCCGACGGTCTTGGCAACGGCAACCTGGGCAATGTGACGTGTCTAAACCTGGCCACGGACAGCAACGACGGCGACCCGTTCGTGTGTTCCGACACTGACAACGACGGCTGCGACGATTGTTCGAACGGCGGCTACGCTCCGGCAGACGACGGACCCGACGGCGACTCCGACGGAGTGTGTGACGCCGGGGACAACTGCCCTGCGGACCCCAACCCGTCGCAAGCAGATCTCGACGGCGACGGTGCCGGGAACGCTTGCGATATGTGCACGGATACCGATGACGACGGCTTCGGCAACCCCGGCTTCCCCAACAGCTGCCCGCTCGACAACTGCCCGGTCCAGCCCAACCCGGGCCAGGAAGACTCCGACGGCGATGGCCTGGGCGACGCGTGCGATTTCTGCCCCGGACCCGGTGGCGGCCTCGACCCCGACGGCGATGGTTTCGGCAACGACTGCGATAACTGCGACTTCGTCGCCAACCCGTCCCAGACCGACACCGACAGCGACGGCGTCGGCGATGAATGTGACAACTGCCCCGAGGTTTCTAATGCGAGCCAGTTGGATCTGGACGGGGATGGCGTCGGTCAGGCGTGCGACAACTGCCTGTTCATCTGGAACCCGGGACAGGCGGATAACGACGACAACGGGATCGGTGACGTTTGCGAATGCCTGAATCAGGCCCAGTGCGACGACAACATGGCTTGCAGCACGGACCTGTGCCTGTTCGATCTCGGGCAACCTGTCGGGCAGTGCAGGCACTTGACCGGAAACTGCCCTTAG